The genomic stretch GCCATTCCAAACGACATATGTTTCAAACGCCATCAATGGCCAATGCATGGGTTTTGGATGCAAGCCGCTCTCCTCTCCCCTGAATCACCGTGGTTGCTCCCTCGTCTCTCCGCCCCCAACGGCTGGCGCTTTTGGGCGGCGCATTTAACCCACCCCACTGGGGACATCTTCAGCTAGCACAGGCAGCCTACGACCAAGGGCATGTGGATCAGGTGCTGTGGGTGCCAAGCTACAGTCCTCCCCATAAATCTGATCCAGCCTTGCCGAGTTGGCAGCAGCGGATGCAGTTGGTAGAGCTGGCGATCGCCCCCTATCCTCAATTTCACCTATGGCACCCCCCGAACCTACCGCCGCCTCGCTATGGGGTTGATCTGTTGCACACCCTGCAGCAGCAGTATGCTCCCCAAACCCAATGGGTTTGGATTGTCGGATCCGATACCTTTCAAACCCTGCCCCGTTGGTATCGCGTGCTTGAGGTTGCCCCCAAGTGCGACTGGTTGGTGGCACCTCGCCTTGGGGATCCGTCTGGGGAAGATTCAGCCGTCCATCCTCAGCAGCTTTGCCAGCAGGTGGGGGAGCAGGTTGCCCAGATCTTGCGTGATCAGGAGGTGGATCTCACCTGGCGCTGCCTCGACATGCCGGTGATACCCATGTCCTCCACCGATATTCGTCAACGATGCCGCGATCGCCAACCGATTGATCATTTGGTTCCAGGTGCGATCGCCACCTATTTGAACGACCAACCGTTATATTACTAGGGCCCGTTCATGCTTCTGGAGATTGAGAAGTGGCTTGATTTTTTGGGAATCGAGCGATCGCCCATGAATGAAGGAATTGGCCCTAGTTTCTGCCCCGATCCCCTATTGAGACGGGTACACCTAAAAGTGTATGATTTGATTCAACAATAGCGATTAACAATAGTACATACAGAGGGCAAGGCGCAGTGATTAGAGTAGCGATTAACGGTTTTGGACGCATCGGACGTAACTTTTTGCGGTGTTGGCTGACGCGTAGCGATAGTCAGCTTGATGTGGTTGCTATTAACGATACATCTGATCCAAAAACCAACGCCCATCTTCTTAAGTATGACTCTATGCTGGGCAAGCTGGATGCAGATATTGAAGCCGCTGAAAACGCCATCATTGTCAACGGCAAGACGATCAAATGCGTCTCCGATCGCAACCCTCTTAACCTCCCTTGGAAAGATTGGGGTATTGACCTGATCATTGAATCGACAGGGGTGTTTGTTTCTGAAGAAGGTGCGTCTAAGCATATCGAAGCCGGGGCCAAGAAAGTCTTGATTACGGCACCGGGTAAAGGCGGCAACATTGGTACCTTCGTGGTAGGCGTGAACCACGATCAGTACAAGCACAGCGACTACAACGTGTTGAGCAACGCAAGCTGCACCACCAACTGCCTAGCACCTGTGGTCAAGGTCATTCATGAGCAGTTTGGCATCATCAAAGGCACCATGACCACCACCCACAGCTACACGGGTGACCAACGCATCCTAGACGCTAGCCACCGCGACCTCCGGCGGGCTCGGGCTGCTGCTGTCAACATTGTGCCCACGTCAACCGGTGCAGCTAAGGCCGTGGCATTGGTTCTGCCTGACCTAAAGGGCAAGCTCAATGGCATCGCCATGCGGGTGCCCACCCCTAACGTTTCTGTCGTGGATTTGGTGGCGCAAGTGGAAACCAGCACCATTGCAGAACAGGTGAACCAAGCGCTGAAAGAAGCGTCTGAAACCAGCCTCAAAGGTGTTCTAGACTATACTGACCTGCCCCTAGTCTCGTCGGACTACCGCAAGACGGATGCCTCCTCCATCGTGGATGGCCAGCTCACCATGGTGATGGGCGGTGACATGGTGAAAGTGATTGCCTGGTATGACAACGAATGGGGCTACAGCCAACGGGTGGTTGATCTCGCTGAAGTGGTGGCTCAACGCTGGGAATAAGCGGTAAGCGATCGCCTCGACCTTAAATGAACAGCGTAAAGGGGACACCGTAATGGCGTCCCCTTTGCTTTGACATTCCCTTAACATGAGGTGTCTTAACGTTAGAGATGCGGATATTCGGCTGTGCTGCTGCTAGCCCCCTGAGGCCATTTCCGGAGCCTCAAACTTATAGCCAACTCCACGTACCGTTTGGATCAGTGCTGGTTGAGTTGTGTCGATTTCAATCTTTTTGCGGATTTGCCCGATATGGACATCTACAACCCGCTGATCGCCCACATACTCGTAATCCCACACTTTTTGAATCAACTCTGCCCGTCGCCACACCCGTCCAGGGTTGCTGGCTAGAAAGTGCAGCAGGTCAAACTCTAAAGCAGTTAGCGCTACCAAACTGCCCTCCAGTAGAACCTCTCGGCGGACGGGATCGATCATGAGATTGTTGAACTTGAGGCGCTGTTGCTCTGCTGTGGTAACAGGGCGCTGGCGCTTTAAGATAGCTCCAACCCGTACCTCCAATTCTCCCAAGCTGAAGGGTTTGGTGAGGTAATCATCTGCCCCTTGGGAAAACCCACGGATTTTGTCAGCTTCGTCGGAGCGACTGGTGAGCATCAACACAAAAACACCCGTGCGATTTTGCATGTCTTGGCAAAGGGTATAACCCGTTGCATCGGGCAGATTCACATCCAAAATGACTAAGTCAGGATTGAACTGCTCAAAAATGGCCATCGCCGTTTTGCCATCTTCCGCAGATTCCATCTGGTAGTTCTGCTTGGAGAGGAAGCGATGGATGAGGGTGCGGATGGACGGATCGTCATCAACAACAAGAATTTTGGGTGAGCCCATGGCCGTGACTTAACTCAAAAGTAACGAACGTAAGCACTGGATATGACTAGGTTGATTAGCCGTCAGTCGATGAAACCATTGTAGAGAGAAGAGGCTAAAAACCGTTTCTCCACACCCTGAACTCTCGCTGTCATTCAGGGGGGCATGATCTTCTGAAGGTGCGGCTATCGACATAATCAAGATAGATCTCAGTGACATCAGTGAACTATGTGCGGTAGAGGTTGTTTTTAGGAACAAGACAATAGCAGATGCCTAATAACAACCTGAGATTTGAATCTAGGCTAGAGGACAGAGCCCACGTCAACGATTAGGATAGGATTTTGTAAAATCTAACATTTAGTTGCCTCTTCCCCCATAGCATATCAAGCGATCTTGGCATCGGCTTGGCTTGAATCTTAGATTCTTTATGTCTACCGTACCCTAGATATTCAAGAGATGAGAGGAATTGCGAATGAAACTAGGTGGTTGGTTAGAATAAATCCATTAGACTGCGTGAGTCTAGTCCAAAATTTCTAGAAATTCTCCATCGCCACACTTGGGTTAGAAGAGTATGATGCATGGAAGGTTCTAGAGTGGGTATGCTCGTCTCATCTACCTTGATTCAGCCTTTCTCCATGGCAGCAGGGGGAAAGACATAAATTGACAAGGGGAGGAGAGGTTGGGCGATCGCCCCTTTGGAAATCACAGGTCAACCTAGTTAATATCAAGAAAGCAAGAAAGATTTTGCTGACACTAATCAACCATACTGTACGCTGGCAAGGCTTAAAGGGAGGGCAGTAGGACTCTAAATAGTGGTTTTCTATCGAGTCATACAATTGTCAGGCAATTCCTAAAATCTTGTGGACAGTTTTCTTGCTGATCATAATTGACAATTCTAAATTAAGTACAGTGGGAGTCTTGCGGAGGTCTTAGATGAGAGAGCAAAGCGGTTATGAATTGCTCGGGGTCGGCGAAGATGCATCGTTTGAAGAAATTCAGCAGGCACGTGGTCGTCTGGTGGAAGAGTATAAAGACGATCGCAAGCAGTTAGAGGTGATTGAAACTGCCTACGACTCTGTGCTGATGGAGCGTCTACGCCTACGCCAAGAGGGCAAAATTCCGGTGCCCGATCGCATCCGGTTTCCCGAGCGCCAGGTGGTCGATGCTCCGGTGAAGTCAGAACCGGCGACATCGGTACAAACGCCGGATTGGCTCCAAGGCGTTTTGGATACACCCAGTCGCACGGATATTCTTTGGCCGGGGGGCGTCATGCTGGCCACGGCTGTGATTGGCGTCATGGCTCCGCCGGCGGCTCTGGCCATTGGCATTGGCGCTAGCATTTACTTCATTAGCCGCAAAGAACGTAAGTTTGGCCGGGCGGTCTTAATTACATTCTTGGGCTTCTTTGGGGGGGTCTTCCTGGGCTCATGGCTAGGGGGCGTGCTGCTCACCCAAGGACTGTCGAGCATTACTCCGGATGTGTTTGCCACGATGGTGACGCTGATTGCCCTGTGGCTGACGAGCAGTTTTTTCCGGTAGATGCCTGGGTGTTTCTGGCTGGC from Candidatus Obscuribacterales bacterium encodes the following:
- a CDS encoding response regulator transcription factor, with translation MGSPKILVVDDDPSIRTLIHRFLSKQNYQMESAEDGKTAMAIFEQFNPDLVILDVNLPDATGYTLCQDMQNRTGVFVLMLTSRSDEADKIRGFSQGADDYLTKPFSLGELEVRVGAILKRQRPVTTAEQQRLKFNNLMIDPVRREVLLEGSLVALTALEFDLLHFLASNPGRVWRRAELIQKVWDYEYVGDQRVVDVHIGQIRKKIEIDTTQPALIQTVRGVGYKFEAPEMASGG
- a CDS encoding CPP1-like family protein, which gives rise to MREQSGYELLGVGEDASFEEIQQARGRLVEEYKDDRKQLEVIETAYDSVLMERLRLRQEGKIPVPDRIRFPERQVVDAPVKSEPATSVQTPDWLQGVLDTPSRTDILWPGGVMLATAVIGVMAPPAALAIGIGASIYFISRKERKFGRAVLITFLGFFGGVFLGSWLGGVLLTQGLSSITPDVFATMVTLIALWLTSSFFR
- a CDS encoding type I glyceraldehyde-3-phosphate dehydrogenase, with amino-acid sequence MIRVAINGFGRIGRNFLRCWLTRSDSQLDVVAINDTSDPKTNAHLLKYDSMLGKLDADIEAAENAIIVNGKTIKCVSDRNPLNLPWKDWGIDLIIESTGVFVSEEGASKHIEAGAKKVLITAPGKGGNIGTFVVGVNHDQYKHSDYNVLSNASCTTNCLAPVVKVIHEQFGIIKGTMTTTHSYTGDQRILDASHRDLRRARAAAVNIVPTSTGAAKAVALVLPDLKGKLNGIAMRVPTPNVSVVDLVAQVETSTIAEQVNQALKEASETSLKGVLDYTDLPLVSSDYRKTDASSIVDGQLTMVMGGDMVKVIAWYDNEWGYSQRVVDLAEVVAQRWE
- the nadD gene encoding nicotinate (nicotinamide) nucleotide adenylyltransferase; translation: MVAPSSLRPQRLALLGGAFNPPHWGHLQLAQAAYDQGHVDQVLWVPSYSPPHKSDPALPSWQQRMQLVELAIAPYPQFHLWHPPNLPPPRYGVDLLHTLQQQYAPQTQWVWIVGSDTFQTLPRWYRVLEVAPKCDWLVAPRLGDPSGEDSAVHPQQLCQQVGEQVAQILRDQEVDLTWRCLDMPVIPMSSTDIRQRCRDRQPIDHLVPGAIATYLNDQPLYY